In the genome of Anabaena cylindrica PCC 7122, the window TGAAGATGCAAAACGTTGTTTAACTCCCATTATTCAAACTTTGACTACGGTAAAAGAACAGCGTCAATCTCATAATAGATTAGTTAACTCAACAGAACGGTTATTCAACGACCTTCCCCTGTAAAAAACACCCAATTTTTTTAAATACGCTACTTATCTGGGATGAAATGAGTTGTTGTCAAATTGCTTGGATCAATAATCATGCTATTCCTACGGAGCGCTTTGCGATCGCACCTCCTAAAACAATATAGACTTGAAACTATTATAAACTACAGCAACAGTGACCATTTTAAACGGCTTGTATCTCTACACAAGGTTCCCCGTGGCAGTGATTAACTTCCACAGATACATGAGCTAGAGATGGAATATCTTTAAGTAAGTTTTTATAAAATTCTGGTGTTTGCGGGTAATGAGTAACTAGCGAAATTGTAGCGGCCAAATGATGCTGACTCACATACCAAATATGCAAATCTGTAACCCGATTATCAGCGTCTTCTTCAATAGCATTGACAATAGCTAACTTTGTTTGTTTATCAATTGCTCCATCTAGCAAAATTGCACCAGTGTCACGCACCAAACCATAAGACCATTTTCCAATCACAGCTGCACCAACAAATCCCATTACTGCATCCATCCAAACCCAACCCAGAAACTTACCAGCAAATAAAGCAATAATGGCAAAAACAGAAGTTAGTGCATCTGCTAAAACATGAATATAAGCAGCACGAAGATTATGATCATGGTGGTCATGATGATCGTGATCATGTTCATGTGCATGGTGATGATCATCTTGCAACAAAAAAGCACTGGCTATATTAACAACTAACCCAATCACAGCAACACCAATTGCTTCATTAAACTGAATAGTTTGAGGCTGAAAAAAACGCCCCAGCGACTCAAGTCCCATCACAAAAGCGATGACAGCCAGTGCAACCGCACTTGCAAAACCTCCAAGTACACTAACCTTTCCAGTTCCAAAAGTATATTTAGGGTTGTTTGCGTGACTCCGCGCATATTGATAGGCAAAAATCGTAATTCCAAAGGCAGCAACATGGGTTGACATATGCCAACCATCAGCAAGCAAAGCCATTGAACCAAACGTAGTTCCAGCTAAAATCTCAGCCACCATCGTTAATGCTGTCAGCAGCATCACTATTTTGGTGTTTCTCTCTGCATGATTTTGGTCAATAGAAAAATTATGAGAATGCTGCCATTCTTCAAGAGTATGAATGTGCATAGAAATTTTGACACTCCTTTCGTTAATATATAAAGCTGATAGTGATTTTTTCGGAATTTTTTGTTTCTATCTCATATCAATACTGTACTGTGAAATACAGTGATTAGCACCCTGATTCAGCTAAATCATCCCACATTTAAATTGATTAATCTTCCTCCAAACTTGGTAAATCTAAGGCAATCACTAAAGCCTGTGCCAAATGTGCCATTACCACCGGAGAAAGCACCCCTCTGAGACGTAAAAAACGGGTTTTAGACAACACTCGCACCTGATCTGCCATGGCAATTGAATCTTTCCTCAATCCGCCATCAGGTGCTAAAATTAAAACTTGAGTAGGGTAAACTCTCTTGCCGTCTTGATAAGTGGTACATGGTACTGCTAAAACCACTGGGCTAGATAGATTAATCACGTCACGACTGACTATAATTACGGGGCGAGTTCCTCCCTGTTCTGAACCTTCTGTCATTTCTAGACGCGCATCATACACTTCACCCCTTCTCATCTTGGCGATTCCCCTAGCTGCAACGCCTCCCATTGCGCTGGTGCAAATTCTATCTCCATTTTTAAGACTTCTGCTTGATAATCAGGGTCTTTCGCCATTTCTGCCAAAGCAGCATCAATTTCGGCTCTTTTTTGTGCTGCTAATTCCCGCTTCAAAGCCTGCACCACAAAATCATTCCTACTTTTGGCTTTTCCCTCTAGTACCGCTTTATCTGTAGCTTCTAGCAGTTCTTTTGGGATTGTTAACGTCGTGCGAATGGTTTCTGCTTTCATGGCGCGTTCTAGACTGTGATGTCTGAAGTGATGATTTATATGATATCGTTTTAAGCATCAATTATTAGTAATAAATGATTAGTAATTAGTAATTAGTCATTGGTATACTAAAAATAGTCAAATTTACTACCTAAAAAACACTCGTTAATTTGCTTAAAATTTCAACAAACAACTTAGTTTAATTCGGTTATGTAGCAATTCTCAAGCTCATGAAATACACCCCACCCGCGCTGTCGCGCACCCTCCCCTTGGTAAGGGGTAATTTTGTATCTAACTAGAGTGTTAAAGGCTATAAACTATTAAATATAATTACTTAAACTAAATGTAAACTGTCTAGCTAAAATATAAATAAACACTCACCATATCTGTAATTTCACTAATATTTTTAGTGATTTTCTTACTTTGTACGAGATTATTTACTTGACCCTACAAGGTTGAATTTACCAAGCATTTTCCCAGTAACTTATGAAAACATCCACAGCATTGCAAACTCGTCTCGATCTATACTACCAGCAAATTAAGACGATTATTCTTGCTCGCCAAAATCCCATCACAGGTTTGCTTCCTGCAAGTACAGCAATTACTGCTCATGGTGATTATACTGATGCTTGGGTAAGAGATAATGTCTACAGCATTTTAGCCGTTTGGGGTTTAGCACTGGCATACCGTAAACTAGACAACGACGATGGACGCACCTACGAACTCCAGCACAGTGTTGTCAAGTTGATGCGTGGTTTGCTATTTGCAATGATGCGCCAAGCACATAAAGTAGAAACATTTAAACATACCCAATCTCTACTAGATGGACTGCACGCTAAATACAACACTGCTACTGGTGACATTGTAGTTGGTGATGATGAATGGGGACATTTACAACTTGATGCTACATCAATATTTTTACTGATGTTGGCACAAATGACCGCTGGGGGATTATCAATTATTTATACACTTGATGAAGTTAATTTTGTCCAAAATTTAGTTTACTATATTGGTCGAGCTTACCGCACTCCAGACTTTGGCATTTGGGAAAGAGGAAATAAAATTAATCATGGTAGTGCGGAATTAAATGCTAGTTCTGTAGGCATGGCTAAAGCAGCTTTAGAAGCTATTAATGGACTAAATTTATTTGGTATACATGGAAGTCAAACTTCAGTAATTCATGTATTACCAGATGAAATTGCTAGAGCCAGAATTACCTTGGAATCTTTATTACCGAGAGAATCAGGTTCAAAAGAAGTTGATGCAGCACTGTTGAGTATTATTAGTTATCCTGCTTTTGCTGTGGAAGATGTGCAATTGTATGAACGAACTTTTAATAAAATTATTACCAAACTGGCAGGTAAATACGGCTGTAAACGTTTTCTCCGCGATGGACATCAAACTGTTTTAGAAGATACCCAACGCTTACATTACGAACCTGGGGAATTAAAGCAATTTGAAAATATTGAATGTGAATGGCCTTTGTTTTTTACTTATTTGGTTCTTGATGGATTATTTCGGGGTGAACAAGAACAAGTTAAAAAATATCAAGCTTTATTAGAATCATTACTTATAGACAGTGATGAAATGTGGCTATTGCCAGAACTTTATTATGTTCCTGCTGAAAACGTCGAAGCAGAAAAATTAAACCCACAAACTCAACCCCGTTTACCTAATGAAAATGTCCCCTTAGTGTGGGCGCAAAGTTTATATTTTCTCGGTCAAATGTTGAGTGAAGGATTAATAGCTGTAGGAGAACTTGATCCTTTAGGTAGACATTTATGTATAAATAAAAAACGTGAAGCGTTAATTCAAATTGCCTTATTAGCAGAAGATGAAGAATTACAAGCAAAGCTAGAAGTTCACGGTATTGAAACCCAAACTCCTACCCAAGTTGAACCAATTCAAGTTAGAAAAGCTGGGGATCTTTCCCATATTTTTACGCAAATTGGTCGTAATGATAAACTTGGTTTAACTGGTCGTCCGGTAAGACGTTTGCGGAGTTTAACGACATCAAGAATTTTTAGAATTTGTGGGGAAACAGTTGTATTTTTGCCGTCTTTTTTAGATTCTCAGCAATTTTATTTAACACTGGATTACCATTTTTTGGTAGATCAACTTAAAAGTGAATTAGCTTATATTCAGAAATATTGGAATGATTTAGGTCGTCCGACTCTGACTTTGATGTTAACTCACACCATGTTAGAAATTGGTTCGGCAGCATTATTAGAACTAATGCAAGAGCTTAAAGATGGTGTTTGTAACGGTGTCCAGGTAAAATTAGGTCGAATCAATCAATTGATGCTCACAGCAGGTATCCAAACAATTGATTTTATTCCAGATGAAGAATTTTCTCAATCAGTGGTTAAAAATGCTAGTATCCGCTGCTATTATCTAGCTCATCATCCTGGAAAAAATTGGCGCTTAGGACATACCCAAGAATTCCAAATGGAATGTGAAACTAACTTGAGATCATTGTTAGTGCATTTGCGTTCGTCAGAAAATATTTATGAACAAATTGAGTTATTACAAACTTTAAAACGGTTACAGGGTTTAGAATTTGATACGGGATATGGTGGCCCTGGACGACCTGTAAAGGTGGGAGATTTGTTGGATGAGATTTACACTAAAGCCGGTGATTTAGGTCTGTGGGCAGTGGTGCGACGGGCTGCGGGTTTACGCCAAATGGTGGATATTGGCTTATCTGATGCGGTGACAAGTATAGTGGTACGAGGTAAGCAAATTGCAGTGGGTAGGGCTTACAGTGAGGCTTCCCTGATGGTTGTACCCATGTCTCACCATGAAATTGCAGAAAAAATAAATAACTTCTGTCGTGAGGATATCCGCGATCGCGTTTTGACGCAAGAGATTTTGATTTATCTGGGTGTATTAATTAAATCAGAGCCGGAATTATTTCAAGGACTACTCACCCTCAGAGTCGGTTATCTAATTCTCTTAATCACCAGCGAAATAGCTCAAGAATTGCGCGTTACTCAAGATGAAGCTTATGATTACTTAATGCAGCTCTCACCTTTTGAAGTAAAAATTCGCCTGCATAAAGTACTAACCGGATATACTGGTGTGAGTGGTTTATTGCGTCAACAAGAATCATTACACGTCAAGCAAAAAGAAAGTGATATTGCTTGGGTAGTGTTACCCGCAATTAGCGAAGAAATCGCAGTTTCTCCAGAAAATTGGCGCAGATTTCGCCAAGCAGAAGGCGCAATCAACCGTGTTCCTAAAGACTTTTTTAAACAAGTTTGGCTATTAATGCAACATTGCAAAGGTCTAGTAATTGGCGATAAATTAGAACGGCGCAATCGTTTAGATAGCGAAGTGATGTTGTCAGAAATGACAGCAGGAGAAAGAAATTTTGCTTTGCTAGTTGAGCATTTACTCAATAAAATTGAAGCTCCAGAATATCGCCAAGTTAATACAGAAGCATTGATGGAGTTAGCTGCAATAGTCGCTAATAACCCCAGCTTGCAAATTGAAGAATATATAGTTTTAGATGTATTGATAGGTCATGCAGTGCGGTTAGCGTGGTTGGAGAATCATCCGCATCGGAATAACAATTATGATGAAGATAAAGGTTTGGCATGGCCACATTTTTACAACACTTCTCCTCAAGATTGCGCTAATTATATTTTGAAGGCGTTTAGGTTCTTGATAGAGTTTGGAGAAGATGCGTGAACTACCCACACTGACTTGGAGTACCAAGTACAGTGTCGGCTTCTGTACTCACAGGGGAGTGCCTCAACTTAGACTTTCGCCCAAGTTTTGGTTTTATCTCCCCTCCTACAGCAGAGACGGCTGAACCTTCCGCCTTGATTATTCTGATACCTTCGGCTCTAATATTTATCGCTGCATTGCCATCACGATCATGATGAGTGCCGCAATGAGGACAAGTCCATTCACGGACAGACAATGGCATATCACTTACTTGATAGAAACAATGAGAACAGAGCCTAGAACTGGGAAACCATCTATCAATCTCAACCAACTTTCCGCCTTTGCGTTCTAGCTTATAGGCTAGAAAATTGGTGAATGTTCCCCAACCTGCATCAGATATTGATTTTGCCAAATTATGATTGCGTACCATGCCTTTGACATTAAGATTTTCTACTATCACAGCTTGGCTATCGCTGACTAACTTATAACTAAGTTTATGTAGAAAATCTTGCCGCGAATTGCTAACTCGTTCGTACACCTTGGCAACAACTTTTCTATATCTATTTCTTGATTTACTTCCCTTTTGTTTACGGGCTAATTTTTTCTGTTTGC includes:
- a CDS encoding type II toxin-antitoxin system PemK/MazF family toxin is translated as MRRGEVYDARLEMTEGSEQGGTRPVIIVSRDVINLSSPVVLAVPCTTYQDGKRVYPTQVLILAPDGGLRKDSIAMADQVRVLSKTRFLRLRGVLSPVVMAHLAQALVIALDLPSLEED
- a CDS encoding ribbon-helix-helix domain-containing protein, translating into MKAETIRTTLTIPKELLEATDKAVLEGKAKSRNDFVVQALKRELAAQKRAEIDAALAEMAKDPDYQAEVLKMEIEFAPAQWEALQLGESPR
- the dmeF gene encoding CDF family Co(II)/Ni(II) efflux transporter DmeF, whose amino-acid sequence is MHIHTLEEWQHSHNFSIDQNHAERNTKIVMLLTALTMVAEILAGTTFGSMALLADGWHMSTHVAAFGITIFAYQYARSHANNPKYTFGTGKVSVLGGFASAVALAVIAFVMGLESLGRFFQPQTIQFNEAIGVAVIGLVVNIASAFLLQDDHHHAHEHDHDHHDHHDHNLRAAYIHVLADALTSVFAIIALFAGKFLGWVWMDAVMGFVGAAVIGKWSYGLVRDTGAILLDGAIDKQTKLAIVNAIEEDADNRVTDLHIWYVSQHHLAATISLVTHYPQTPEFYKNLLKDIPSLAHVSVEVNHCHGEPCVEIQAV
- a CDS encoding glycoside hydrolase family 15 protein: MKTSTALQTRLDLYYQQIKTIILARQNPITGLLPASTAITAHGDYTDAWVRDNVYSILAVWGLALAYRKLDNDDGRTYELQHSVVKLMRGLLFAMMRQAHKVETFKHTQSLLDGLHAKYNTATGDIVVGDDEWGHLQLDATSIFLLMLAQMTAGGLSIIYTLDEVNFVQNLVYYIGRAYRTPDFGIWERGNKINHGSAELNASSVGMAKAALEAINGLNLFGIHGSQTSVIHVLPDEIARARITLESLLPRESGSKEVDAALLSIISYPAFAVEDVQLYERTFNKIITKLAGKYGCKRFLRDGHQTVLEDTQRLHYEPGELKQFENIECEWPLFFTYLVLDGLFRGEQEQVKKYQALLESLLIDSDEMWLLPELYYVPAENVEAEKLNPQTQPRLPNENVPLVWAQSLYFLGQMLSEGLIAVGELDPLGRHLCINKKREALIQIALLAEDEELQAKLEVHGIETQTPTQVEPIQVRKAGDLSHIFTQIGRNDKLGLTGRPVRRLRSLTTSRIFRICGETVVFLPSFLDSQQFYLTLDYHFLVDQLKSELAYIQKYWNDLGRPTLTLMLTHTMLEIGSAALLELMQELKDGVCNGVQVKLGRINQLMLTAGIQTIDFIPDEEFSQSVVKNASIRCYYLAHHPGKNWRLGHTQEFQMECETNLRSLLVHLRSSENIYEQIELLQTLKRLQGLEFDTGYGGPGRPVKVGDLLDEIYTKAGDLGLWAVVRRAAGLRQMVDIGLSDAVTSIVVRGKQIAVGRAYSEASLMVVPMSHHEIAEKINNFCREDIRDRVLTQEILIYLGVLIKSEPELFQGLLTLRVGYLILLITSEIAQELRVTQDEAYDYLMQLSPFEVKIRLHKVLTGYTGVSGLLRQQESLHVKQKESDIAWVVLPAISEEIAVSPENWRRFRQAEGAINRVPKDFFKQVWLLMQHCKGLVIGDKLERRNRLDSEVMLSEMTAGERNFALLVEHLLNKIEAPEYRQVNTEALMELAAIVANNPSLQIEEYIVLDVLIGHAVRLAWLENHPHRNNNYDEDKGLAWPHFYNTSPQDCANYILKAFRFLIEFGEDA